TCCTGAGTGCGGAAGCTGTCGTAAAGCGAATTGTCGGGTTTGGCGATTTCAACAGTAATATTCCGGTAAGTCATGGCTTCATCGTTGATCATGGTGTGTGCAATACCGCCATGGATATAACGGATATCACCCGCGTATCGAGGATAGGTGATGGGAGCTTCCCCCGCCCTGGCTTGTTTGATGTTGCTGTCCACCAGAGTGATGACCACGTAATCGTGGCTATGCTTGTGCAGGAGCGTGCTCTTGAGATGCGGGATTTCAACACGGAACGCGCGCAGGTAATCGTTCTGGATGAGCAAGCTGTGATATGGCTCGTCGGCCAAGTCCACAGGTGCCTGTGCAAGAGCAAGTGCGGCAAAACAGACCAGCGCAAGCAGAAGCGACACCCACCGGAGTGAGTTGTTCATATTCTGAAATTGTACTCTGGATACGCAAGTCGGCGACTCACGGTTGGACAGATTCTTTGGTAACTCATCATGTGCCCGTAACGTCGTGTGCCGGCTACGCAGCTGTCGGCAGCGCTTCCGTCATTTCTTCTTTTTGCGCGTCCCAGTAGATGCGCTTGCCGCTCCAGTAGGCCTGGTTGGCCATCATGCAGGCAATGGAGTGGGAGAAGCCATCGTCAACCGTGGCATTCGGCTGCTTGCGGTCGCGCATTGCCTGCAGCCAGTTTTCGAGATGATGAGTATCGTCATCGTCTGGGCCGTCGGAATTGGCCGGCACGCCTGGAACCTTCACCATTTCCGCGTGGTCGGCTGCGGGGCCCATGTCCCACGCAGCTTTGTAAGTGACTGGGCCATCTTCGTGACGCCCACCCTCGCGCGTGACCGCGAAAAGCGATGAGCCTTCACCGCCATAGTTCATGATCGTGCCTTCGGTGCCCAATATGCGGGTGAAGGGGCGATAGCTGTTGCCGAAGTGAGTGGAATACGAATACAGGAATCCTTGCGGATAGTTAAATGCCGCAGTAATGGTGTCGGCATTCTCGCGCCCGTCTTTCCACACGAACACGCCGCCATTTGAGACCACGCTCTCGGGGTAGGTAGCGCCGGTCCAGAGGTGGACGAGATCCACGGCGTGGCTCATCCATTGATCAAAAATGCCGGATGAAAATCTCTTGTACAGGCGAAACTCCAAATAAACCTGCGGATCGAAGGGCTGCCACGGACGACCGAGGAGCCACCGGTTCCAGTCTGTATCCTGCTCGCGCAGCTGTTTTACTTCCGGGCGGCCGCGCCAACGTTCCATGTTCACCGCCCATTCCTGCTCGATTTTGACGATTCTCCCGATGCGGCCGGTGCGCAAAATGTCTCGCACCGCGATGGGATAAGGCTCGCTACGGTGCTGCGTCCCCATTTGAACAATCTGTCGGGATGACTTGATGACGCTGCGGGCGTCCTTTGCTTCCTGCAGGTCGTTGGCGAAGGGTTTCTCAACGTAGCAATCCTTCCCAGCCTGGACCACGTCGGCACAAAGCTTGGCATGCTGGAAATCGCCGGTGGCGATCATCACCCCGTCAATATCCGGTTGCCGGAGCATCTCCTCGTAATGCTTGTAAGAGCCAGGAGCGCGACCAAATCTTTTGTGCACATCCAAGGCGCGGCGCTCACGCGCAAAACTCCAAAGATCACAAACCGCAACCGTTTCGACCGGTACGCGCCGCGAGGCAACGTGGACCATGTGTACGTGACCGCCGCTGCGATCGCCGCACCCCAGCTGCCCGAGCCGAATCCGATCATTTGCGCCGAGGATACGTGTGTAAGAGCTGGCGGGCAGGGACAATGCGGACCCTGCGAGGGCGGCGCCTCCGGCCTTCAAAAAGGTGCGGCGGTCGAAGATTGAGGCCTGCTGCGGAGAATCTGCTGGGGTCGTGAGAGGTTGATTTTTCATGGTGCACCTGCAATATTGCACCGGATTATAACGCCGGACGTCACTCTCGGAGGCCGATCTCCTTCTGTAACTGTGACTTACAAACTGTGCGCGAAGTGCAAAAGTTTGCCTGTGGTTTTCCTTATCTTCGCGATAAAAATTTTGAATTTCCGTTGTCCAACAAATCCACGTAAGAACATAGCTGCTGCTTCGCAACAATTGGGGGGTAGTGTGGAAACGAACGTCTATTGGTTATGGCTGCTGTCCATGGGCAGTTTGATATTCCTCATGCAGGCGGGCTTTTTCCTGCTGGAGGGCGGACAGGTGCGCTCGCACGACGTGAGCAACGTCATGATGAAGATGACGGGGCACCTCGGCCTGGGAATCATTGTGTTCCTGGTGGGTGGCTTCGCCATCAAGCAATACGGCTGGCCGCTGGCCGCGATGCCGAATGGATGGCGCCTGCCGTGGCAGTTCATCAATGATGGGGGACATTCGATCACCTTCTTCGTTTCGCTGATGTTCGCGCTGGTCTCGTGCGCGATTCCCAGCGGATGTTTCTCCGGGCGCATGAAGTTTTCCGCGTACCTGCTGTTCGCCGGACTTTATGTCGGAGTTGTGTACCCAGTTTTCGCCTACATTCTATGGAATGGTCCTCTGGCGCGGCTGGGAGTGCAGGACTACGCCGGGTCACTGGGCGTTCATGCGGTTGGCGGTGTCGTCGGATTAATGGGAGCGCATTATCTCGGCCGTCGCAAATTGAGCGGCCAGGCGCACGATGTGCCCATGATGGGCCTGGGTGCGCTGCTGCTGATGTTCTGCTGGTTTGGCTTCAATCTGGGCTCGGTACCGTCGTATGGAAATATTGCCGCGGACCTGCCGCTGGTGGCGATCAATACCTTGGCGGCAATTGCCGGCGGAATTATGGGATCCATGGCAGCCACCTGGGCACAGCACAAGCCTGACCCCATCATTACTCCGAACGGCGGATTGGCGGGAGCGGTGGCGATCTGTTCGGGCGCGCACCTGGTACACCCGCTATTTGCAATCGTTATCGGCCTGGCGGCAGGGGCGCAGATTCCATTCACCGCGCGCTGGATTGAACGCAAGCTGAAGTTGGATGATCCATGCGGCGTCGGCCCGGTACACGCCACTCCGGGTTTGCTGGGCGGACTGGCCGCAGGCCTGTGGGCGCCGATGATTCCCCATGGATTCCACGGATACACGGTCCATGTCTGGGTGCAGGTTGTTGGAACAGTGACTGCGCTGGCTTACGGGCTGGTCGCCTCGGTCATTCTATTCAAAGTCGTGGACGCGATTACGGGATTGCGGGTCAGCGACGAAGAAGAGCTTCACGGGCTGGACGTGGCGGAACATGGCATGCACGCCTATCCGGAGCTGGTGCAGCTGCATTTAAACCGGGAAGTCCGTCCGCCTGTACCCGTAGAAGTAGTGTCTGGGCTGGGAGCCGATTAGGGGCGGCAAGAGTCCCTCGTTTTGGGGCTTGTTCCTAGCCTATGGATCAACCCTGTACTGCAACACAGCTTTCGGGGCCGCCCCGAATAAAAGGCTGCCGGACCGGCCTTCAATGCTATTTCGCAAGTTCCTTCTTAACGTTCAAGTTAGGGAGGTAATCCCATCCGTTAGTAGCTGATGAGTTTCCGGAAGGCGCACGACCTTTGGAAGTTGAAGTGCTCTTGGGGGAGAATATAATTCGCTCCAATCCT
The window above is part of the Terriglobales bacterium genome. Proteins encoded here:
- a CDS encoding Gfo/Idh/MocA family oxidoreductase — protein: MKNQPLTTPADSPQQASIFDRRTFLKAGGAALAGSALSLPASSYTRILGANDRIRLGQLGCGDRSGGHVHMVHVASRRVPVETVAVCDLWSFARERRALDVHKRFGRAPGSYKHYEEMLRQPDIDGVMIATGDFQHAKLCADVVQAGKDCYVEKPFANDLQEAKDARSVIKSSRQIVQMGTQHRSEPYPIAVRDILRTGRIGRIVKIEQEWAVNMERWRGRPEVKQLREQDTDWNRWLLGRPWQPFDPQVYLEFRLYKRFSSGIFDQWMSHAVDLVHLWTGATYPESVVSNGGVFVWKDGRENADTITAAFNYPQGFLYSYSTHFGNSYRPFTRILGTEGTIMNYGGEGSSLFAVTREGGRHEDGPVTYKAAWDMGPAADHAEMVKVPGVPANSDGPDDDDTHHLENWLQAMRDRKQPNATVDDGFSHSIACMMANQAYWSGKRIYWDAQKEEMTEALPTAA